The following proteins are encoded in a genomic region of Hoeflea phototrophica DFL-43:
- a CDS encoding error-prone DNA polymerase — translation MPDPAYVELAAASNFSFLRGASHTEELVVQAARLGLGGIALTDRNSLAGVVRGHMAAKEAGLAFAVGCRLVFMDGTPDILVWPEDRAAYGNLCELLTLGKRRAPKGECHLTLEDCLAHGRGLLMALVPPAAGSDRMKALPPVLERLRTAFPDHLHLALTRHHGPDDQRHMAAIARLAQTHDVPLVAIGDVLYHAPERRPLQDVLTCIRERETLATIGTRLKPNAERHLRSHAEMLHLFKGYEQAVAQAAKLFARICFSLDELRYQYPDAPLFEALSSEPLPAQEALERLTAIGLKKRYPDGTPEKVLKAIAHELRLIRKLDYAPYFLTVYDIVRFARSQDILCQGRGSAANSAVCYCLEITEVNPGKVDLLFERFISEERNEPPDIDVDFEHERREEVIQYIYEKYGRDRAGLAATVITYRARSAIREVGKVFGLSNDAIAAISGTKWGGWSREVDPEDARRAGLDPADKHLAQMLDLASQITGFPRHLSQHVGGFVITRDKLSSLIPIENAAMEDRTIVEWDKDDLESLGMLKIDVLALGMLTCIRKAFDFLDTHYGRRETLASLPDGDRATYDMICRADTIGVFQIESRAQMSMLPRLRPRCYYDLVIEVAIVRPGPIQGDMVHPYLRRRQGREPVSFPKPELEAVLGKTLGVPLFQEQAMNIAIVAGGFSPGEADKLRRAMATFRRVGTIGSFQKKMVEGMLRNGYEREFAEHCFRQIEGFGEYGFPESHAASFALLVYVSCWLKCHYPDVFCAAILNSQPMGFYAPAQLIRDAREHGVEIRPVDINFSSWDALLEPDANPQPVSQRHHDMADVMKHSHAVRLGLRQVKGFGKADAAMLVDKRGRGYDSVRDLWMRSGLSRRAIEQLAEADCFRSIGLERRDAIWAVKALDPLSSAERLPLFAIADTSNLQREPDIDLPPMPLGEQVINDYQSLSFSLKAHPISFLRANLARSGFRHNMDLAGIRSGVRVKVAGLVLVRQRPGSAKGVVFETIEDETGVANIIVWPKVFEKFRAIVLGSRCVGVRGKLQNEEGVIHVVADELEDLTPAMAQISDMADQMGGLANADEVRRPIEDTRAQERKPAAKIVRLIRDAPELRRDYEQLATSRTAIQALPKGRNFH, via the coding sequence ATGCCGGACCCGGCCTATGTCGAGCTCGCCGCCGCCAGCAATTTCTCCTTTCTGCGCGGCGCGTCGCACACCGAGGAGCTGGTGGTGCAGGCCGCGCGGCTGGGACTTGGCGGGATAGCGCTCACCGACCGCAATTCGCTGGCTGGCGTGGTGCGCGGTCATATGGCGGCGAAGGAAGCGGGGCTTGCCTTCGCGGTCGGGTGCCGGCTCGTCTTCATGGATGGAACGCCCGACATTCTGGTCTGGCCCGAGGATCGTGCGGCTTACGGAAATCTGTGTGAGCTGCTGACCCTGGGCAAACGCCGCGCGCCCAAGGGCGAATGTCATCTCACGCTTGAGGATTGCCTCGCCCATGGCCGCGGGCTGCTGATGGCCCTGGTGCCGCCCGCTGCCGGGAGTGACCGGATGAAGGCCTTGCCCCCGGTGCTGGAGCGGTTGCGCACAGCCTTCCCTGATCATCTCCATCTCGCGCTGACCCGTCATCACGGGCCGGATGATCAGCGCCACATGGCTGCCATTGCCCGATTGGCACAGACCCATGATGTGCCGTTGGTGGCGATTGGCGACGTGCTGTATCACGCGCCTGAGCGTCGGCCGTTGCAGGATGTGCTGACCTGCATCCGCGAGCGCGAGACCCTGGCCACGATTGGCACCCGTCTCAAGCCCAATGCCGAGCGGCATCTGCGCTCCCATGCCGAGATGCTGCATCTGTTCAAGGGCTATGAGCAGGCTGTGGCGCAAGCAGCAAAACTGTTCGCCCGCATCTGCTTCTCGCTGGATGAATTGCGCTATCAATATCCCGACGCGCCCTTGTTCGAGGCACTTAGCTCCGAGCCGCTGCCAGCGCAGGAGGCACTCGAGAGACTCACCGCCATCGGGCTGAAGAAACGCTATCCCGACGGCACCCCTGAGAAAGTGCTCAAGGCCATCGCCCATGAGCTGCGGCTGATCCGCAAACTCGATTATGCGCCCTATTTTCTCACCGTCTATGACATTGTCCGCTTTGCCCGCTCGCAAGATATCCTCTGCCAGGGGCGCGGCTCGGCCGCCAATTCAGCCGTCTGTTATTGTCTCGAAATCACCGAGGTGAACCCCGGCAAGGTTGATCTGCTGTTCGAACGTTTCATCTCTGAGGAGCGCAACGAGCCGCCCGACATCGATGTCGATTTCGAGCATGAGCGGCGCGAGGAGGTGATCCAGTACATCTACGAAAAATACGGTCGCGACCGGGCCGGGCTGGCGGCCACTGTGATCACCTACCGGGCGCGCTCGGCAATCCGTGAGGTGGGAAAGGTGTTTGGCCTGTCCAACGATGCCATCGCCGCCATCTCCGGCACCAAATGGGGCGGCTGGTCACGCGAGGTTGATCCCGAAGATGCGCGCCGCGCGGGGCTAGATCCCGCCGACAAGCATCTGGCGCAGATGCTGGATCTGGCAAGCCAGATCACCGGCTTCCCGCGCCACCTCTCCCAGCATGTCGGCGGCTTTGTCATCACCCGCGACAAGCTCTCCTCACTGATCCCGATCGAGAATGCGGCGATGGAGGACCGCACCATTGTCGAGTGGGACAAGGATGATCTCGAAAGCCTCGGCATGCTCAAGATCGATGTCCTGGCGCTCGGCATGCTGACCTGCATCCGCAAGGCCTTCGATTTTCTCGACACCCATTATGGCCGCCGTGAAACGCTCGCCTCATTGCCTGATGGCGACCGTGCCACCTATGACATGATCTGCCGCGCTGACACGATTGGCGTCTTCCAGATCGAAAGCCGGGCGCAGATGTCGATGCTGCCGCGGCTCAGGCCGCGCTGCTATTATGATCTTGTGATCGAGGTGGCGATCGTCCGTCCCGGGCCGATCCAGGGCGATATGGTGCATCCTTACTTGCGCCGGAGACAGGGCAGGGAGCCGGTCTCCTTTCCCAAGCCGGAACTTGAGGCAGTGCTTGGCAAGACGCTCGGCGTGCCACTGTTTCAGGAGCAGGCGATGAACATTGCCATCGTCGCCGGTGGTTTTTCGCCGGGCGAGGCCGACAAGCTGCGCCGCGCCATGGCCACGTTTCGCCGGGTCGGTACCATCGGCTCATTCCAGAAGAAGATGGTCGAGGGCATGCTCAGAAATGGCTATGAGCGCGAGTTCGCCGAGCATTGCTTCCGCCAGATCGAGGGGTTTGGCGAATATGGCTTTCCAGAAAGCCATGCCGCAAGCTTCGCCCTGCTGGTCTATGTTTCCTGCTGGCTCAAGTGCCATTATCCGGATGTGTTTTGCGCCGCCATTCTCAACTCCCAGCCGATGGGGTTCTATGCCCCGGCGCAACTGATCCGCGACGCCCGCGAGCATGGTGTCGAAATCAGGCCCGTCGACATCAATTTTTCAAGCTGGGACGCTCTACTAGAGCCGGATGCGAACCCGCAGCCGGTCTCACAGCGCCATCACGACATGGCAGATGTCATGAAGCACAGCCATGCGGTGCGGCTGGGGTTGAGGCAGGTCAAGGGATTCGGCAAGGCGGATGCGGCAATGCTGGTCGACAAGCGCGGGCGTGGCTATGACAGCGTGCGCGATCTGTGGATGCGCTCGGGCCTGTCGCGGCGCGCCATCGAGCAATTGGCCGAGGCTGATTGTTTCCGCTCCATCGGGCTTGAGCGCCGTGATGCCATTTGGGCGGTCAAGGCGCTCGATCCGCTTTCGAGCGCCGAGCGGCTGCCTTTGTTCGCCATCGCTGACACAAGCAACCTGCAACGCGAACCTGACATTGATCTGCCGCCGATGCCGCTGGGCGAGCAGGTGATCAATGATTACCAGTCGCTGTCCTTTTCACTGAAGGCCCATCCGATTTCGTTCCTGCGTGCCAACCTCGCCCGCTCGGGCTTCAGGCACAATATGGATCTGGCCGGGATCCGCAGCGGCGTCAGGGTCAAGGTTGCGGGCCTGGTGCTGGTCAGGCAGCGACCGGGCTCGGCCAAGGGTGTGGTGTTTGAAACCATCGAAGACGAGACCGGTGTCGCCAACATCATCGTCTGGCCCAAGGTGTTCGAGAAATTTCGCGCCATCGTACTTGGAAGCCGCTGCGTCGGCGTGCGCGGCAAGCTGCAGAATGAGGAGGGCGTCATTCATGTGGTGGCCGATGAACTTGAAGACCTGACCCCGGCAATGGCGCAGATTTCCGACATGGCCGACCAGATGGGCGGCCTCGCCAATGCCGATGAGGTCCGCCGCCCGATTGAGGACACAAGGGCGCAGGAGCGAAAGCCTGCCGCCAAGATCGTCCGGTTGATCCGCGATGCGCCGGAACTGCGCCGCGACTACGAGCAACTGGCAACGTCTCGCACCGCAATTCAGGCACTGCCCAAGGGCCGCAATTTCCATTGA
- the dctP gene encoding TRAP transporter substrate-binding protein DctP: MNDKTIQNEVASIERRNFLKLTGAGAFTVAMVAGAAGTLWSDQAVAQTAKEESEREAAAEHVMTIATAYILGASRSYPIMQLDLKENIQNATNGKVYVRLAPGGQLGAGGALVQKVQGGTIQAAQHSLSNFAPFAPAADLINLPYFCGANQKFVNLVTSDTWKSEVHPKIEAAGFKPLFYIVIDPRVVAVRKGGNVVMSPADMAGVKFRVPGSAMLQQYYRMVGANPTPVAWGETPSAIKQGVADALDPSVGALYVFGFKDILSHVTFTQAVPDSQVFSMNLEWFNGLPADVQEGIEFAGEITAQQNLAKVPAARNYAMSELRKSGVEFHSLTDDQLAEWEDVGGYQKPDWDSFKVELAGSMDVFNKLDEAASTMGRYYVHDA; encoded by the coding sequence ATGAATGACAAGACAATTCAGAATGAAGTGGCTTCGATCGAGAGGCGCAATTTTCTCAAGCTGACCGGGGCCGGTGCATTCACCGTCGCAATGGTGGCTGGTGCCGCGGGCACGCTGTGGTCGGATCAGGCCGTGGCGCAGACCGCCAAGGAAGAGAGTGAGCGCGAGGCTGCGGCCGAGCACGTCATGACCATTGCCACCGCCTATATTCTCGGTGCATCCCGCAGCTATCCCATCATGCAGCTGGACCTGAAGGAAAACATCCAGAACGCCACAAACGGCAAGGTCTATGTCCGGCTTGCACCTGGCGGCCAGCTCGGCGCCGGTGGCGCTCTCGTGCAGAAGGTTCAGGGCGGTACTATTCAGGCGGCACAGCATTCGCTGTCCAACTTCGCGCCTTTCGCGCCTGCTGCCGACCTGATCAACCTGCCGTATTTCTGCGGCGCCAACCAGAAATTCGTCAATCTGGTAACGTCCGACACCTGGAAGTCGGAAGTCCATCCGAAGATTGAGGCGGCTGGTTTCAAGCCCCTTTTCTACATTGTGATCGACCCCCGTGTCGTCGCCGTGCGCAAGGGTGGCAATGTGGTCATGTCGCCGGCTGACATGGCAGGCGTCAAGTTCCGCGTACCCGGCTCGGCGATGTTGCAGCAATACTACCGTATGGTCGGCGCGAACCCGACGCCGGTGGCTTGGGGCGAAACCCCCTCTGCCATCAAGCAGGGTGTTGCCGATGCGCTGGATCCGTCCGTCGGGGCGCTCTATGTCTTCGGCTTCAAGGATATCCTCAGCCATGTGACCTTTACCCAGGCCGTGCCTGACAGCCAGGTCTTCTCGATGAACCTGGAATGGTTCAACGGTCTGCCCGCGGACGTGCAGGAAGGCATCGAGTTCGCCGGTGAGATTACCGCGCAGCAGAACCTCGCCAAGGTTCCCGCGGCCCGCAACTACGCCATGTCTGAGTTGCGCAAGTCCGGTGTCGAGTTCCATTCGCTGACCGATGATCAGCTTGCGGAATGGGAAGATGTTGGCGGCTATCAGAAGCCTGATTGGGACTCCTTCAAGGTGGAACTTGCCGGGTCGATGGATGTCTTCAACAAGCTTGACGAAGCCGCAAGCACCATGGGCCGTTACTACGTCCACGACGCGTAA
- a CDS encoding TRAP transporter small permease: MLVFYVLLVVTMAVEVLRREAFSYSSIWGEEVVRYSFIYLAWIGAASAVRERAHIRIDVIMHYLGPRLKALLYMLGDLVMLSVALVALYWSFETVTVSWKFGSVSHGLRISMVWFLLAVPIGFTLLIARLIQSFIHDLNSLRTGKPVFEGNQLFD, encoded by the coding sequence TTGCTGGTCTTCTACGTTCTGCTTGTGGTGACGATGGCCGTTGAAGTTCTACGGCGGGAAGCCTTTTCCTACTCATCGATATGGGGCGAGGAAGTGGTGCGCTATTCCTTCATCTACCTTGCCTGGATCGGGGCGGCATCTGCGGTGCGCGAGCGCGCGCATATCCGCATTGATGTCATCATGCATTACCTCGGGCCGCGACTGAAGGCGTTGCTCTACATGCTGGGCGATCTTGTGATGTTGTCGGTGGCTCTGGTTGCACTCTACTGGTCTTTTGAAACCGTCACGGTCTCCTGGAAATTCGGCTCTGTCAGCCACGGCCTGCGCATTTCCATGGTCTGGTTCCTGCTGGCGGTGCCGATTGGTTTCACACTTCTCATCGCGCGGCTGATTCAGTCCTTCATCCATGATCTCAACTCGCTTCGAACCGGCAAGCCGGTGTTCGAAGGCAACCAGCTTTTTGATTGA
- the hisD gene encoding histidinol dehydrogenase, with product MSRIYLKKAEKTASTDSGSVRDTVQSILDAIEAGGEASAREYAEKFDRYTGNIIVTREEIERAAASLPQKLKDDIRFAHDNVRRFAEAQKGTLGDVELEIVPGLVAGQKTIPIESAGCYVPGGRYSHVASAIMTVTTAKVAGCKHITVCSPPRPDVGVHPAILYTADICGADTILAMGGVQGVASMAFGLFDVPPAGILVGPGNQFVAEAKRILFGRVGIDMFAGPTDSLILADKDADPEIVAADLVGQAEHGYNSPVWLVTDDKSLAETVMALVPRLIADLPQVNRDNAEAAWRDFAEVILCDSREEMARTSDDYAPEHLTVQAADLDWWLDRLSCYGSLFLGEETTVAFGDKASGTNHVLPTSGAARYTGGLSVHKFMKIVTWQRATRDGSRPIAEATARISRLEGMEGHARTADIRLRKYFPLDNFDLSGVDQDI from the coding sequence ATGTCCCGCATCTATCTCAAGAAAGCAGAAAAAACCGCAAGCACAGATTCCGGTTCGGTCCGTGACACAGTGCAGTCGATCCTTGATGCCATCGAAGCCGGTGGCGAGGCATCAGCACGCGAGTATGCGGAGAAATTCGACCGCTACACCGGCAACATCATCGTCACCCGGGAAGAAATCGAGCGTGCAGCGGCAAGCCTGCCGCAGAAACTCAAGGATGACATCCGCTTTGCGCATGACAATGTGCGCAGGTTTGCCGAAGCACAGAAGGGGACACTCGGCGATGTCGAGCTCGAGATTGTGCCGGGTCTCGTCGCCGGGCAGAAAACCATCCCCATCGAATCGGCCGGCTGCTATGTCCCCGGTGGCCGTTACAGCCATGTCGCCTCCGCGATCATGACCGTGACCACGGCGAAGGTCGCCGGCTGCAAGCACATCACCGTTTGCTCGCCGCCACGTCCTGATGTCGGCGTCCATCCAGCCATTCTCTACACCGCCGATATCTGTGGCGCCGACACCATTCTCGCCATGGGCGGAGTGCAGGGCGTGGCCTCGATGGCCTTCGGTCTGTTCGATGTGCCGCCAGCCGGTATTCTCGTCGGTCCCGGAAACCAGTTTGTTGCCGAAGCCAAGCGGATTCTGTTCGGCCGCGTCGGCATCGACATGTTCGCTGGCCCCACCGACAGCCTGATCCTTGCCGACAAGGATGCCGACCCGGAAATCGTCGCTGCCGATCTCGTCGGCCAGGCCGAGCACGGCTACAATTCTCCGGTCTGGCTGGTCACCGACGACAAGTCTTTGGCGGAAACCGTGATGGCGCTGGTGCCGCGGCTTATTGCCGATCTGCCGCAGGTCAACCGTGACAATGCGGAGGCCGCCTGGCGCGACTTCGCCGAAGTCATCCTCTGCGACAGCCGTGAGGAGATGGCTCGGACCTCCGATGATTATGCGCCCGAACACCTGACGGTTCAGGCCGCTGATCTGGATTGGTGGCTTGATCGACTGAGCTGCTACGGCTCACTTTTCCTCGGCGAGGAAACGACGGTGGCATTTGGCGACAAGGCATCTGGCACAAACCACGTGCTGCCGACCTCGGGCGCCGCGCGCTACACCGGCGGCCTGTCTGTTCACAAGTTCATGAAGATCGTCACCTGGCAGCGCGCCACGAGGGACGGATCCCGGCCGATCGCCGAAGCGACGGCGCGGATTTCCCGGCTTGAAGGCATGGAGGGCCATGCCCGCACCGCCGACATACGGTTGCGCAAATACTTTCCGCTCGACAATTTCGATCTTTCGGGCGTGGATCAGGACATCTGA
- a CDS encoding TRAP transporter large permease: MLWNQQLNTVELGWDFYAPVILFVILCALAIPVWAAIGSAAIVMLIMSGALPLSLVGESLFDGIDHFALTAIPLFILTGDVLVRTGLSRKFLDVAEALTCWTKGGFGSATVLVCGMFAAISGSDAAGAAAVGRMTIGRLVESGYPRPYACALVAAGACTGILIPPSIAYIIIGLVLGISASTLFLAALIPGICILVSILITNIVVNRIYKYEGGEPMTFAEWASNLGTTLKSGWYAFLVPGIIFYGIFSGRLTPTEAGATAVIVTIIMGFFLKTLKLSDFPAMLLGSAKVVGVILPIIAFSLPLAQALAIMGVPQGFVAAVTSISEDPYILILLMIFILIAAGCVMETTPNIVILAPILKPLADNIGMNEIQFCIMMITSLGVGFITPPLGLNLFVVSGITGESILKIAWQAIPFVFFMLLVVLIIAYVPALSTTLLPEIYQ, from the coding sequence ATGTTGTGGAATCAGCAATTAAATACGGTTGAACTGGGTTGGGACTTCTATGCGCCGGTGATCCTGTTTGTGATCCTGTGCGCGCTGGCCATCCCGGTGTGGGCCGCAATCGGCTCGGCCGCGATCGTCATGTTGATCATGTCCGGCGCGCTGCCGCTCTCTCTGGTCGGCGAATCCCTGTTTGACGGGATTGACCATTTTGCGCTCACCGCGATCCCGCTCTTTATCCTGACCGGCGATGTGCTGGTCCGCACCGGTCTCAGCCGCAAGTTTCTCGATGTGGCCGAGGCGCTGACCTGCTGGACCAAGGGCGGATTTGGCTCCGCCACGGTTCTGGTGTGCGGCATGTTTGCTGCGATCTCGGGTTCCGATGCCGCCGGTGCGGCTGCCGTGGGCCGGATGACCATCGGCCGCCTGGTGGAAAGCGGCTATCCGCGGCCCTATGCCTGTGCCCTGGTTGCAGCAGGTGCCTGTACCGGCATCCTGATCCCGCCATCGATCGCCTACATCATCATCGGTCTGGTGCTCGGCATCTCGGCCTCCACGCTGTTCCTGGCGGCGCTCATTCCCGGGATCTGTATCCTGGTCTCGATCCTGATCACCAACATCGTGGTCAACCGCATCTACAAATATGAAGGCGGCGAACCAATGACGTTTGCCGAGTGGGCCAGCAATCTGGGGACGACACTGAAGTCAGGCTGGTACGCGTTCCTGGTCCCCGGAATCATTTTCTACGGCATCTTCTCCGGGCGTTTGACACCCACCGAGGCTGGCGCCACCGCCGTCATCGTCACCATCATCATGGGCTTCTTCCTCAAAACGCTGAAACTGTCCGATTTTCCGGCGATGTTGCTCGGGTCTGCCAAGGTGGTCGGCGTTATCCTGCCAATCATCGCCTTCTCGCTGCCGCTGGCTCAGGCGCTCGCCATCATGGGTGTGCCGCAGGGTTTTGTCGCTGCCGTCACATCGATCAGCGAGGATCCCTACATTCTGATCCTGCTGATGATCTTCATCCTGATCGCTGCCGGCTGCGTGATGGAAACGACGCCCAACATCGTGATCCTGGCTCCGATCCTCAAACCACTGGCCGACAACATCGGCATGAACGAGATCCAGTTCTGCATCATGATGATCACATCGCTCGGAGTTGGCTTCATCACTCCACCGCTCGGTCTCAACCTGTTTGTCGTGTCTGGCATCACCGGTGAGTCGATTCTGAAAATAGCCTGGCAAGCGATCCCGTTCGTATTCTTCATGCTGCTCGTAGTGCTGATCATTGCCTATGTGCCTGCACTCTCAACAACCCTGTTGCCCGAAATCTACCAGTAG
- a CDS encoding alcohol dehydrogenase catalytic domain-containing protein, with the protein MKALVYTSPRELVFRQEPDPVVPVGECLVRVEAVGICGSDMHAYLGHDERRPAPLILGHEAAGVVVEGQLQGKRVTVNPLATCGKCRACLSERNNLCPNRQILSMDPRQGAFAELIAIPTENLVEMPDDVSFEKACLAEPLACGWHGVRLGAAALDLPLAEARCLVIGGGAIGLGAALALTAQGARDVTISEANPRRLPALKSAGAFTIASPDAITAEAPGGYDLVIDGVGFAATRASASRAARPGGVIVHIGLGDADGGLDIRRMTLQEITFIGAYTYTPQDFRETAAAIFDGRLGRLDWPEIRDLESGAEAFADILNGRASAPKIILKP; encoded by the coding sequence ATGAAAGCGCTGGTTTACACATCCCCCCGGGAGTTGGTTTTCCGCCAAGAGCCGGACCCGGTCGTGCCGGTCGGTGAATGCCTGGTTCGGGTGGAGGCCGTCGGCATCTGCGGATCCGACATGCATGCCTATCTCGGCCATGATGAGCGCCGTCCCGCGCCGCTGATTTTGGGACACGAGGCCGCGGGTGTCGTTGTTGAAGGCCAGCTTCAGGGCAAGCGTGTGACGGTCAATCCGCTGGCCACCTGCGGCAAGTGCCGCGCCTGTCTCTCCGAGCGCAACAATCTCTGCCCCAATCGTCAGATCCTGTCGATGGACCCGCGGCAGGGTGCCTTTGCTGAACTGATTGCCATTCCGACTGAAAACCTGGTCGAGATGCCGGACGATGTTTCCTTTGAAAAGGCCTGTCTGGCCGAGCCGCTTGCCTGCGGCTGGCATGGCGTCCGCTTGGGTGCGGCTGCTCTCGATCTGCCACTGGCCGAGGCCCGCTGTCTGGTGATCGGCGGCGGCGCCATCGGGCTCGGAGCGGCTCTGGCACTCACGGCGCAGGGCGCACGTGATGTCACCATATCCGAGGCCAATCCGCGTCGCTTGCCGGCGTTGAAATCGGCCGGGGCGTTCACCATCGCCTCTCCTGATGCCATTACCGCGGAGGCACCCGGCGGCTACGATCTGGTGATTGACGGCGTGGGCTTTGCTGCGACCCGGGCAAGCGCAAGCCGGGCTGCGCGGCCCGGCGGTGTCATTGTTCACATCGGTCTGGGCGACGCCGATGGCGGCCTCGATATCCGCCGCATGACGCTGCAGGAAATCACCTTCATAGGTGCCTACACCTACACACCTCAAGATTTTCGCGAGACCGCAGCGGCCATTTTCGATGGCCGGTTGGGCCGGCTCGACTGGCCTGAAATCCGCGATCTCGAAAGTGGTGCGGAAGCCTTTGCAGACATTCTGAACGGACGGGCATCAGCCCCGAAGATCATCCTCAAACCCTGA
- a CDS encoding LacI family DNA-binding transcriptional regulator — translation MSEFARPTLDDVARAAGVSTATVSRCLNSPNQVIPATRQRVMEAVQSLGYTPDFGGRALASRRTNTVGAIIPTMENAIFARGLQSFQEALTKAGKTLLVASSGYDPAREREQMEALISRGADGLLLIGSARPEASIEYLRRRGVPYIGAWNLGGPDGYFVGFDNAAAAAKLTEMVIAKGHQRIAMIGGISDMNDRAAARILGVRQTIAAAGIGDGSLRVIEAPYAFQNGADAFGALMETSPRPTVVMCGNDVLAVGALQKAREMGLRVPQDVSITGFDDIDISAVVDPGLTTVRVPHRRMGEAAAEMLLRLINKETVERQVEIPTAIIERGTLGPPPAA, via the coding sequence ATGAGCGAATTTGCCAGACCAACACTTGATGATGTGGCCAGGGCGGCTGGGGTGTCGACGGCAACGGTTTCGCGTTGTCTCAATTCCCCGAACCAGGTGATCCCAGCCACGCGGCAACGCGTCATGGAGGCGGTTCAATCCTTGGGCTACACGCCCGACTTTGGCGGACGTGCGCTCGCCTCACGGCGCACCAACACGGTTGGCGCCATCATCCCGACTATGGAAAACGCCATCTTTGCGCGCGGTCTGCAATCTTTCCAGGAAGCGCTGACCAAAGCAGGCAAGACCTTGCTGGTGGCCTCATCCGGATACGATCCGGCGCGCGAGCGCGAGCAGATGGAAGCGCTGATCAGCCGTGGCGCCGACGGACTTCTGCTGATCGGCTCCGCCCGGCCGGAGGCAAGCATCGAGTATCTGCGCCGCCGCGGCGTACCCTATATCGGGGCCTGGAACCTTGGTGGACCGGATGGATATTTCGTGGGTTTCGACAATGCTGCTGCAGCCGCGAAACTGACCGAAATGGTGATTGCGAAGGGCCACCAGCGCATTGCCATGATCGGTGGCATCTCCGACATGAATGACCGTGCTGCCGCCCGTATCCTTGGTGTGCGGCAAACCATAGCAGCAGCAGGGATCGGCGATGGTTCGCTTCGGGTGATTGAGGCGCCATATGCGTTTCAGAACGGGGCTGACGCCTTTGGTGCGCTGATGGAAACAAGCCCGCGCCCGACGGTCGTGATGTGCGGCAATGATGTGCTTGCCGTTGGCGCCTTGCAGAAGGCACGCGAGATGGGGCTGCGTGTTCCGCAGGATGTGTCGATCACCGGGTTTGACGACATCGACATTTCCGCCGTCGTCGATCCGGGGCTGACCACTGTGCGGGTGCCGCACAGGCGCATGGGTGAAGCGGCGGCGGAGATGCTGCTCCGGCTGATCAACAAGGAGACAGTCGAGCGGCAAGTGGAAATTCCAACTGCGATTATCGAACGCGGAACTTTGGGGCCGCCACCTGCCGCGTAA
- a CDS encoding SDR family NAD(P)-dependent oxidoreductase, producing the protein MTTGSVFGVEGRVALVTGASSGLGRASANFLAKAGARVIGLARRADALEAWRAEAGGETAAIAADLGTMQDFEALVADVSDPFGAPDILVNAAGLNLRQQADKVTAEGWRDTIHLNLTVPFFLAQALVPGMREKRWGRIINFASLQSRRAFANGIAYGASKGGVEQLTRAMAEAWSRDGIIANALAPGFFPTELTGPVFADKDVSSHHARATCIGRNGEMADLEGPLMFLASDASAYVTGQVLFVDGGYTAK; encoded by the coding sequence ATGACAACCGGATCTGTGTTTGGCGTAGAGGGCAGGGTCGCGCTCGTAACTGGTGCGAGCTCCGGTCTCGGGCGTGCTTCGGCCAATTTCCTGGCAAAAGCCGGCGCAAGGGTCATCGGCCTGGCGCGCCGTGCCGACGCGCTGGAAGCCTGGCGCGCCGAGGCCGGCGGAGAAACGGCAGCAATTGCGGCCGATCTTGGAACCATGCAGGATTTCGAAGCTCTTGTCGCTGACGTGTCGGATCCATTTGGCGCGCCGGATATACTGGTCAATGCTGCAGGCCTCAATCTGCGCCAGCAGGCGGATAAGGTAACCGCTGAGGGGTGGCGCGATACCATCCACCTCAATCTCACGGTTCCGTTCTTTCTGGCCCAGGCACTGGTGCCCGGTATGCGTGAGAAACGCTGGGGGCGGATCATCAATTTCGCTTCTCTTCAGTCGCGCCGGGCCTTTGCCAATGGCATTGCCTATGGTGCTTCCAAGGGCGGTGTCGAGCAATTGACGCGAGCCATGGCGGAAGCCTGGTCGCGCGACGGCATCATTGCCAATGCGCTGGCGCCGGGGTTCTTCCCCACCGAGCTGACAGGGCCGGTCTTTGCCGACAAGGACGTCTCCTCACATCATGCCCGCGCCACCTGCATCGGCCGCAATGGTGAAATGGCTGATCTTGAGGGGCCGCTGATGTTCCTCGCCTCTGACGCCTCGGCCTATGTCACCGGGCAGGTGCTGTTTGTCGACGGAGGCTATACAGCCAAATGA
- a CDS encoding UxaA family hydrolase — MGAPHLLVHEDKDNVGVVVVEGLTAGTKMLCVVTHDNSSFELVSKADVPIGHKIALSDIKSGDTAIKYGEDIGKFVADVEKGGHVHTHNLKTKRW; from the coding sequence ATGGGTGCCCCCCATTTATTGGTACATGAAGACAAGGACAATGTCGGCGTTGTTGTGGTTGAGGGACTGACGGCCGGGACGAAGATGCTTTGCGTTGTCACGCATGACAATTCGAGCTTCGAGCTTGTCTCGAAGGCTGATGTTCCGATCGGCCACAAGATCGCGCTGTCTGACATCAAGTCGGGCGACACGGCGATCAAATATGGCGAGGACATCGGCAAGTTTGTCGCCGACGTCGAGAAGGGCGGTCACGTCCACACCCACAATCTCAAGACCAAGCGCTGGTAG